One Pectobacterium colocasium DNA segment encodes these proteins:
- a CDS encoding nucleobase:cation symporter-2 family protein has product MTTTTETSQTETAATPQRSELIYRLEDRPPLPQTLFAASQHLLAMFVAVITPALLICQALGLPAQDTQRIISMSLFASGLASILQIKTWGPVGSGLLSIQGTSFNFVTPLIMGGLALKNGGADVPTMMAALFGTLMVASFTEIILSRFLHLTRRIITPLVSGIVVMIIGLSLIQVGLTSIGGGYAAMGNNTFGAPKNLLLAGVVLLVIILLNRQRNPYLRVASLVIAMAVGYLGAWMMGMLPENTSSQHDTAIMVPTPLYYGLGFDWNLLIPLMLVFMVTSLETIGDITATSDVSEQPVKGPLYMKRLKGGVLANGLNSCLSAVFNTFPNSCFGQNNGVIQLTGVASRYVGFVVSLMLIALGLFPAVSGFVQHIPEPVLGGATIVMFGTIAASGVRIVSREPLNRRAIMIIALSLAVGLGVSQQPLILQFAPDWIKTLLSSGIAAGGITAIVLNLVFPHEEK; this is encoded by the coding sequence ATGACTACCACCACGGAAACGTCCCAAACAGAAACCGCTGCCACACCTCAGCGCAGTGAACTCATCTATCGTCTTGAAGACAGGCCGCCGCTGCCGCAAACGCTGTTCGCCGCCAGCCAGCACCTGTTGGCCATGTTTGTTGCGGTGATTACCCCCGCACTACTGATCTGTCAGGCATTAGGTTTACCCGCTCAGGATACGCAGCGCATTATCAGCATGTCGCTTTTCGCTTCCGGTCTGGCCTCTATTCTGCAAATTAAAACCTGGGGTCCCGTCGGTTCTGGTCTGCTGTCTATTCAAGGCACCAGCTTTAACTTCGTGACACCACTGATTATGGGCGGACTGGCGCTGAAAAATGGTGGCGCGGACGTTCCCACGATGATGGCGGCGCTGTTCGGTACGCTGATGGTCGCGTCCTTCACCGAAATCATTCTTTCACGCTTTCTGCATTTAACCCGCCGTATCATCACCCCGCTGGTTTCCGGCATTGTGGTGATGATCATTGGTCTGTCGCTGATTCAGGTCGGCCTGACTTCTATCGGCGGCGGCTATGCCGCAATGGGGAATAACACCTTCGGCGCACCCAAGAATTTACTGCTGGCTGGAGTGGTGTTACTGGTTATCATTCTGCTGAACCGCCAACGTAACCCCTACCTGCGTGTTGCTTCGCTGGTGATTGCCATGGCGGTGGGCTATCTGGGTGCCTGGATGATGGGAATGCTGCCGGAAAATACGTCTTCGCAACACGATACGGCCATCATGGTGCCAACACCGCTGTATTACGGTTTAGGCTTTGACTGGAACCTGTTGATCCCACTGATGCTGGTCTTCATGGTGACATCGTTAGAAACCATCGGCGACATCACCGCGACCTCCGACGTGTCTGAGCAGCCGGTCAAAGGCCCGCTGTACATGAAACGCTTAAAAGGCGGCGTGCTGGCAAACGGTCTGAACTCTTGCCTTTCCGCCGTATTCAATACCTTCCCTAATTCTTGCTTCGGCCAGAATAACGGCGTCATCCAGCTTACTGGTGTTGCCAGCCGCTATGTGGGTTTCGTGGTGTCGCTGATGCTGATCGCACTGGGGCTGTTCCCTGCCGTTAGCGGATTTGTGCAGCATATTCCAGAGCCGGTTCTGGGCGGCGCCACTATCGTGATGTTTGGTACGATCGCCGCTTCCGGTGTGCGCATTGTGTCCCGCGAGCCGCTAAACCGTCGCGCTATCATGATTATTGCGCTGTCGCTGGCCGTTGGCCTTGGCGTATCACAACAGCCACTGATTCTGCAATTCGCGCCGGATTGGATTAAAACATTACTGTCTTCCGGTATTGCCGCTGGTGGGATTACCGCAATCGTGCTGAATTTGGTCTTCCCACACGAAGAAAAATAG
- a CDS encoding AsmA family protein, protein MKFIGKLLLTLLLLAFLALVVVYVLLQTSWVAGWVSNWVNQNTDYQLSLGKINHDWSTADHIQFTDVSFGQKNQPPTLAAKRVSAGFSVRQITDPRHFASLELEGGTLNLSSQAATLPIEADVLQLRTMALQAKDGDWRLNGQQINGGMAPWQPEAGYLLGKQGQFQLSARSLELNDIPASQVLVQGEINHNQLILSNFGADVAQGQLTGNASRAEDGSWQIGNLRLSNVRLQTQRTPEAFWQPVTELPSVTVARFDLIDARIEGPGWAFIDLDVALQNVTFKQNDWQSEGGTLSFNATDIVNGNMHLIDPIVNLDLSPAGVNIKQFSTRWEGGLLRTNGNWQRSNQRLQLNEFVVAGMEYTLPGDWRQRWQATLPSWLAEVNVQKFTANRNLLIDINPDFPFQLTALDGYGSNLLLARNHQWGVWAGSLNLNASDATFNKVDVRRPSLALVADDNQIAINELSAFTQNGMLDAKAAISQQPARNFSLSLTGRAVPLDVLTRWGWPEPATAPTGNTNLQLQLNGRLAADTPLKPTLNGTLQGVDSNDHPIRQQMHQGTVTETQ, encoded by the coding sequence ATGAAATTTATCGGGAAATTATTGCTGACCCTACTGCTGCTGGCCTTTTTAGCGCTGGTAGTCGTATACGTATTACTGCAAACCAGTTGGGTAGCAGGCTGGGTGAGTAATTGGGTAAACCAGAACACCGACTACCAGTTGTCACTGGGCAAGATCAATCATGACTGGTCAACAGCCGATCATATCCAATTCACCGACGTCAGTTTCGGTCAGAAAAACCAGCCGCCGACACTCGCTGCAAAGCGGGTTTCAGCCGGGTTTAGCGTGCGCCAGATTACCGATCCGCGCCATTTCGCCAGTTTGGAGCTGGAAGGGGGCACGCTAAATCTTTCCTCTCAGGCCGCCACACTCCCTATCGAAGCCGATGTGCTACAGCTGCGCACGATGGCACTGCAGGCGAAAGACGGCGATTGGCGGCTGAATGGTCAACAGATTAACGGTGGAATGGCACCCTGGCAGCCCGAAGCGGGTTATCTGCTAGGCAAACAGGGGCAATTCCAGCTCAGCGCCCGTTCACTCGAACTCAACGATATTCCTGCCAGTCAGGTCTTGGTTCAGGGCGAAATCAACCATAACCAGCTGATTCTGAGCAATTTCGGTGCCGATGTTGCTCAAGGGCAGCTAACAGGCAACGCCAGTCGCGCAGAAGATGGCAGTTGGCAGATCGGTAACCTCCGGCTCAGCAATGTCCGTTTGCAAACGCAGAGAACGCCGGAAGCCTTCTGGCAACCCGTGACCGAATTACCTTCCGTTACGGTTGCTCGCTTTGATCTGATTGATGCCCGTATCGAAGGGCCGGGGTGGGCGTTTATCGACCTCGATGTTGCCCTGCAAAATGTCACGTTTAAGCAGAATGATTGGCAGAGCGAAGGCGGAACGCTGTCGTTCAATGCAACCGACATTGTGAACGGCAACATGCACCTCATCGACCCTATCGTGAATCTGGATTTGTCACCGGCAGGCGTTAACATCAAGCAGTTTTCTACGCGCTGGGAAGGCGGTTTACTGCGAACCAACGGCAACTGGCAACGTAGCAACCAACGTTTACAACTGAATGAGTTTGTTGTCGCAGGGATGGAGTACACACTCCCCGGCGATTGGCGTCAGCGGTGGCAAGCGACGCTGCCATCCTGGCTGGCAGAAGTGAATGTGCAGAAATTCACGGCTAATCGCAACCTGCTGATCGATATCAACCCTGATTTCCCCTTCCAATTGACCGCGCTGGATGGGTACGGCAGTAATCTGTTGCTGGCTCGCAACCACCAGTGGGGTGTATGGGCAGGATCGCTGAATCTTAATGCCAGCGACGCGACGTTCAATAAAGTCGATGTGCGTCGCCCTTCACTGGCACTAGTGGCCGACGATAACCAGATCGCCATTAACGAACTTAGCGCCTTTACGCAAAATGGCATGCTGGACGCTAAAGCGGCCATCAGCCAGCAACCGGCACGTAATTTCTCCCTGTCTCTGACAGGGCGCGCCGTACCGCTGGATGTTCTGACGCGTTGGGGATGGCCAGAACCCGCAACCGCACCGACCGGTAATACGAATCTGCAACTGCAATTGAATGGGCGGCTCGCCGCCGATACGCCGTTGAAGCCGACGCTAAACGGTACGTTGCAGGGTGTGGATAGCAACGACCACCCAATCAGGCAGCAAATGCATCAGGGAACCGTGACAGAAACGCAATAA
- the fabY gene encoding fatty acid biosynthesis protein FabY has product MYHLRVPESAEELDAYYQFRWEMLRKPLRQPLGSERDAYDALAHHQTVVDEQGRLVAIGRLSINADNEAAIRFLAVHPDVRGKGLGTLLAITLESVARQEGVKRVVCSAREDAMDFFSKLGFVNQGEITAPQTTPVRHFLMIKPVATLDDILHRPDWCGQLQQAWYEHIPLSEKMGVRISQYTGKKFITTMPETGNQNPHHTLFAGSMFSLATLTGWGLIWLLLRERHLGGTIILADAHIRYSTPVSGRPSAVADLGSLSGDLDRLARGRKARVQLNVELFGDDSKGALFEGVYIVLPAQPDAPLEAGGSEAD; this is encoded by the coding sequence ATGTATCATCTGAGAGTACCTGAAAGCGCAGAAGAACTGGATGCGTACTATCAATTCCGCTGGGAAATGCTGCGTAAACCTCTGCGCCAGCCGCTAGGCTCCGAGCGCGATGCCTATGATGCCTTGGCACATCACCAAACCGTGGTGGATGAGCAGGGAAGGCTGGTCGCAATTGGCCGTCTTTCCATCAATGCGGATAACGAAGCGGCAATCCGCTTTTTAGCGGTTCATCCCGACGTGCGAGGGAAAGGGTTAGGGACGTTGCTTGCGATTACTCTGGAGTCTGTCGCGCGTCAGGAAGGCGTCAAGCGTGTGGTCTGTAGCGCCCGTGAAGACGCAATGGATTTCTTCTCCAAGCTGGGTTTTGTTAATCAGGGGGAGATCACTGCGCCACAAACAACGCCTGTGCGGCACTTTCTGATGATCAAACCGGTGGCGACGCTGGATGATATTTTGCACCGCCCTGACTGGTGCGGACAGCTACAACAGGCCTGGTACGAGCACATCCCTCTGAGTGAAAAGATGGGGGTGCGTATAAGCCAGTACACCGGGAAAAAATTTATCACCACCATGCCTGAAACGGGCAATCAGAACCCGCATCACACGCTTTTTGCCGGCAGCATGTTTTCTCTCGCGACGCTCACCGGTTGGGGATTGATCTGGCTACTTCTGCGTGAGCGGCACCTCGGCGGAACGATTATTCTGGCGGACGCGCACATTCGTTACAGCACACCGGTGAGCGGTCGGCCGAGCGCTGTTGCTGACTTAGGGTCACTGAGTGGCGATCTGGATCGTCTGGCGCGGGGGCGCAAGGCACGCGTGCAGCTAAATGTCGAGCTCTTCGGTGATGACAGTAAAGGGGCGTTATTTGAAGGGGTGTATATCGTGCTGCCTGCTCAACCGGATGCGCCACTGGAAGCAGGCGGGTCGGAAGCGGATTAA
- the dtd gene encoding D-aminoacyl-tRNA deacylase produces the protein MIALIQRVSSASVTVEGSVVGEIDKGLLILLGVEQGDDEQKATRLCERVLGYRIFGDDNGKMNLNVRQAGGNVLVVSQFTLVADTQRGMRPGFSRGAYPSEADRLYQYFVGQCREQGVHTETGQFAADMKVALVNDGPVTFWLQT, from the coding sequence ATGATTGCGCTAATTCAGCGAGTATCCAGCGCCAGCGTTACGGTAGAAGGCAGTGTGGTTGGGGAAATCGATAAAGGTTTGCTGATCTTACTGGGCGTTGAGCAGGGCGATGACGAACAAAAAGCCACGCGGCTCTGCGAGCGTGTGTTGGGTTACCGCATATTCGGTGACGATAACGGGAAAATGAATCTCAATGTTCGTCAGGCTGGCGGCAACGTGCTGGTGGTTTCGCAGTTTACGCTGGTTGCTGATACGCAGCGTGGCATGCGGCCTGGGTTTTCTCGCGGCGCGTACCCCTCGGAGGCCGACCGTCTCTATCAGTATTTTGTCGGACAGTGCCGTGAGCAAGGCGTTCACACGGAAACAGGGCAGTTTGCGGCGGATATGAAAGTGGCATTGGTGAATGACGGCCCGGTGACGTTCTGGCTACAAACATAG
- the yihX gene encoding glucose-1-phosphatase has product MLYIFDLGNVVIDIDFKRVLGVWSNLSSAPLATLQERFVMGEAFEQHERGEISDEEFATRLCQEMGIALSFEQFTAGWQAIFVALRSEVIDIMQRLRQEGHRVVILSNTNRLHCSHWPALFPEVGAAADRIYLSQDIGLRKPELAIYQYVLTQEGVTPAQAVFFDDNAANVDAAQSLGIHSILVTDRQVVPDFFAMQATTAKA; this is encoded by the coding sequence ATGCTGTATATTTTTGATTTAGGTAATGTCGTCATTGATATTGATTTCAAAAGAGTATTAGGCGTCTGGAGTAATCTGAGCAGTGCGCCGCTCGCGACGTTGCAAGAACGTTTTGTGATGGGGGAAGCATTTGAACAGCATGAGCGGGGCGAGATTAGCGATGAAGAATTTGCGACCAGACTGTGTCAGGAAATGGGCATCGCCCTGAGCTTCGAGCAATTCACCGCTGGCTGGCAGGCTATCTTTGTCGCATTGCGTTCTGAGGTTATCGACATCATGCAGCGCCTGCGTCAGGAAGGTCACCGCGTGGTGATTCTGTCGAATACCAATCGCCTCCATTGTTCACACTGGCCGGCATTGTTCCCGGAAGTGGGGGCGGCGGCCGACAGAATCTATCTGTCACAAGACATTGGATTACGTAAGCCAGAATTGGCGATTTATCAGTATGTTCTGACGCAGGAAGGCGTGACGCCAGCGCAGGCCGTCTTTTTTGACGATAATGCCGCAAACGTTGATGCTGCCCAGAGTTTGGGCATTCACAGCATTCTGGTGACCGATCGTCAGGTGGTGCCGGATTTTTTTGCTATGCAGGCAACGACAGCTAAAGCATGA
- the typA gene encoding ribosome-dependent GTPase TypA has product MIENLRNIAIIAHVDHGKTTLVDKLLQQSGTFGERVEATERVMDSNDLEKERGITILAKNTAINWKDYRINIVDTPGHADFGGEVERVMSMVDSVLLVVDAMDGPMPQTRFVTKKAFANGLKPIVVINKVDRPGARPDWVVDQVFDLFVNLDATDEQLDFPIIYASALNGIAGLDHTDMAEDMTPLYQAIVDHVSPPQVEMNAPFQMQISQLDYNNYVGVIGIGRIKRGKVKPNQQVIIVDSEGKTRNGKVGKVLTHLGLERIDATEAEAGDIIAITGLGELNISDTICDPQNVEALPALSVDEPTVTMFFNVNTSPFCGKEGKYVTSRQILERLNKELVHNVALRVDETEDADAFRVSGRGELHLSVLIENMRREGFELAVSRPKVINRVIDGRNQEPFENVTLDIEEQHQGSVMQAMGERKGDVKDMIPDGKGRIRLDYLIPARGLIGFRTEFMTMTSGTGLLYSTFSHYDDVRPGDIGQRQNGVLISNGQGKAVAFALFSLQDRGKLFLGHGAEVYEGQIIGIHSRSNDLTVNCLTGKKLTNMRASGTDEATTLVPAIKMSLEQALEFIDDDELVEVTPQSIRIRKRHLTENDRKRASRGSKDV; this is encoded by the coding sequence GTGATCGAAAATTTGCGTAACATCGCCATTATTGCGCACGTTGACCATGGGAAAACCACCCTGGTTGACAAGCTGTTGCAACAATCCGGAACGTTCGGTGAACGTGTCGAAGCAACCGAGCGTGTAATGGACTCCAACGATTTGGAGAAAGAGCGTGGAATTACCATCCTCGCAAAAAATACCGCCATTAATTGGAAAGACTACCGCATTAACATCGTAGATACCCCGGGACACGCCGACTTCGGCGGCGAGGTTGAGCGTGTAATGTCGATGGTTGACTCGGTACTGCTGGTTGTTGATGCGATGGATGGCCCGATGCCGCAAACGCGTTTCGTGACCAAAAAAGCATTTGCCAACGGTCTGAAACCGATTGTGGTTATCAACAAAGTTGACCGTCCTGGCGCGCGTCCTGACTGGGTTGTCGATCAGGTATTCGACCTGTTCGTGAACCTGGATGCAACTGACGAGCAGCTGGATTTCCCGATCATTTATGCTTCTGCGCTGAATGGTATCGCGGGTCTCGATCATACCGACATGGCGGAAGACATGACCCCGCTGTATCAGGCGATTGTCGATCACGTGTCTCCGCCTCAGGTTGAGATGAATGCACCGTTCCAGATGCAAATTTCTCAGCTGGACTACAACAACTATGTTGGCGTTATCGGCATCGGCCGTATCAAGCGCGGTAAAGTTAAGCCTAACCAACAAGTGATTATTGTTGATAGCGAAGGCAAAACCCGTAACGGTAAAGTCGGTAAAGTTCTGACTCACCTGGGTCTGGAGCGTATCGACGCAACCGAAGCGGAAGCTGGCGATATCATCGCGATCACCGGTCTGGGCGAGCTGAATATTTCCGACACCATCTGCGATCCGCAGAATGTCGAAGCGCTGCCAGCACTGAGCGTCGATGAACCTACCGTTACCATGTTCTTCAACGTCAATACTTCACCGTTCTGTGGTAAAGAAGGTAAGTATGTTACGTCGCGCCAGATTCTGGAGCGTTTGAACAAAGAACTGGTACACAACGTTGCCCTGCGCGTTGACGAAACCGAAGACGCTGATGCGTTCCGCGTTTCTGGCCGTGGTGAATTGCACCTGTCGGTTCTGATCGAAAACATGCGTCGTGAAGGCTTTGAACTGGCCGTATCACGTCCAAAAGTTATTAACCGCGTTATCGACGGCCGTAATCAGGAACCGTTTGAAAACGTGACGCTGGATATCGAAGAACAGCACCAGGGTTCAGTCATGCAAGCCATGGGTGAGCGTAAAGGTGATGTGAAAGACATGATTCCAGATGGCAAGGGTCGTATCCGTCTGGATTACCTGATCCCTGCTCGTGGCCTGATCGGTTTCCGTACCGAATTCATGACCATGACGTCTGGTACGGGTCTGCTGTACTCCACGTTCAGCCACTACGATGACGTGCGTCCAGGCGATATCGGCCAACGTCAGAACGGCGTGCTGATCTCTAACGGTCAAGGTAAAGCCGTCGCGTTTGCGCTGTTCAGCCTGCAAGATCGCGGTAAGCTGTTCCTCGGACACGGTGCAGAAGTGTATGAAGGCCAGATCATCGGTATTCACTCACGTTCTAACGATCTGACAGTAAACTGTCTGACCGGTAAGAAACTGACCAACATGCGTGCATCAGGTACTGACGAAGCAACCACGCTGGTTCCGGCGATCAAAATGTCTCTGGAACAAGCGCTGGAGTTTATTGATGACGACGAACTGGTTGAAGTAACGCCACAGTCTATCCGTATTCGTAAGCGTCATCTGACCGAAAACGACCGTAAACGCGCTAGCCGCGGCAGCAAAGACGTCTAA